From Rhea pennata isolate bPtePen1 chromosome 20, bPtePen1.pri, whole genome shotgun sequence:
AGCTGCCTCAGTAtcgccagctctggccttgctcTCGCTGCACTTGCATGAAACCCAAGGTGACCCAGAGCTCAGGTCTCCCAGGTCAGAGGCTCCCAATTGTCAAACTTTAACATATGGATATGACCACCACAGTTCAGAGAAAGGTCTGAACATCCAGACTGGTAAGGGACTGCAGAATATAAAGTCATAAAGACAAGACTTCTGTCCCCATCCAGAGCTGCCTGGGCCCTCTAGCCCAGCCAATCTGCCTGGAGCCACCAAGGAGCTAACTGCCAGACACACCTTCAGCAGGGACAGGAATGGCCACAGGTCCCTGTGCCACATGGATCCTTAAAACATGTGCAGAATTGTTTACAGAATGGATGAAATGAACAGGATAGAGAGCTGGGCTTTGATGCTCAGATCTGCAAACTGGCATGCTGGCCTGCTATGGCCTTGGTAAAGTATTCTGAGACCCAGAGGAAAAAGCTActgttttactctttttttattatacaaaattaacttaaaaacaaTCAGTACAAATTAAAAGTCTcagtggaaatgaaaaataaattaaaatgcctTTGCATACACCTTAAATAAAGAGTTAAACATAACAATCAAAATTCACAGGtaataaaaaaacacagacatgtTTAGGAGGAGCTCGTGCGAGAAGGCTCTCTGGTGGAGGTGATGTTTGCAGTGATTACAGTGCTGTCCTTCCACTGCCTGCCTTGTCCTTTAGGTGATTCATGATATCCTGGACCCATTTATCTTCTGGGTTGCCACAGAGCATTTTATCTTTGACTGTGGTaaatctgcagaagaaaatcccattaaaggagcaggagagaagTGGATGTGGATGGGAAGTGTTACGGCAAACCACAGTACTGAGCACCTGTATGCTCCTTGCTGCCAGTGAATCCCACTGAACCAGATACCTCTATAGTTGCAGAATAACTCACGGGAAATACAGAAGGACTGGCAGAATGTCATTACtagcctcctcttctctttggcACTTGATGGAGAGAGCCACCTTCATCCCTAAcatgctttctccttttcaggaCACCATCCTGCCTGTGACCCACTGCCTGGGGTAGCAGGATGGGGCAATGGAGTATGCTATAGAGTTTCCTGAGACTGCCACACTTCTGCAGGGCAGGGACCTCAAGGGTTTAAGCAGAAGATCTACTTACATCACAGCTGGCTGGATGCAGTGGTTGCTTGTGTGAGCGTACGCTTTCACGCGGTGCTCGGGAATCGCTTTGGTGAGGTAGCGGGAGCAACAGGGACCAAAAATGTTGacagcagctggaagagaagagatATTTTCTGATAAAACCAGACTGGGAGAGGTGCCACTAGGGAGAAGCAAGGTCACAGGACCAGATGGCTCCTGCTAGAAGAGACATTGCTCCCACTACAGTCTCCTACCACAGTTGTCATCCTCTCAGGAAGCCAGAGTGGCAAGACATGCCTCTCTTTTGCTGCAGCAGACACTCAAGGAAGAGGTGCCCAAGCACTGCTAGACCTTACAGCAcagcaaaaaagagaagagagtcCCTCCAAAATGAGAGCTTGGACTCACCTGGTGAAGATGAGACCTGGTAGCAGAAGGCAGCCACAAAAAGAACAGCAAGGGCAGCTGTGAAGGACTTCATGCTCCTGCTGGGTGGAGGTAAACTGTAGGAGTAGATCTAGACCAGGGACTGCTGCAAAGGGCCCCTTTCTGTGCCTCACACTGAATTCCTGGGTTCTGACCGTTTTTATAGAGCAAGACAAGTTTCTGAAAGACAAGTGACACAATGGAAAAAGTGCTGTGTCAAGGGTGCAAGCCCTGCACAGTAAGTGGCAGACGGAAGTGCCTAGAACCCCAATATGCAGTAATGTCTTCATGCTGCAAGTActagaaaatgataaaatactaTGACATGAAAAAGAGAACAGGATATGACCCACGGCCTTTTCCTTCCCCATGACCGAGAGGGCTCTATATAAGAATTAAAAGCAACGTAGCCGGATCTTTTGACTGGAAGTCACATGATGACCATGGATGGACAATGAGCACATCTGCTGCACACAATTATTTCCTAGAATGTCATCTacatcacagaaaaaatagGAGCAATACACTTCCTTCACCACAGAGGCACCAGGGAGAGTCCATGAGTCAAGCAGCCCTCCCTGGCTTTCCACTGCAATGGGTCAGCAAAGTACCCTGCAACCATGTACTGCCTCAATTGCAGCACTGCCCCGCAGAGAAGAGGGCTTTCTCCAAGGGACCCCAAAATGCCATCAGTACATATGCATGCAGTGCAGTGGGCAGGGTACAGTGCCAGCCTAGATCTGagctcctctcctttctttgccCATCACTTGCAGTGAATCTTTGGGAAATCTGTTCTGTTGCTGCACTGCAGTTTCCCAAATGCAAGTGCCATAGCGGTATGTTAGCAATGGACGTGAGGCTCAGCCATTAGTGTTTACTAAGAGTTCTAGAACCTCATAACCAAACTGGCACTGTAAAGTTTGGCCTACATGATGACCATTTGGTCCTAGCAATGCAGAATCAACACCCCCTTGACTTTGGTCTGCCATTGCCCCAGCATGTTGGCTTAGCTCATACTGTTTGTGAGAGCAATGGTCACTGCATTGGCAGAAAAATTCCTGTTGGAAATGCTACATCTATACAGAAGGACTCTGCTGACTTCCAGATGAAGGTCTATGGATGAAACCTTAGGgaaatggaggaagagaaaggtaAAGCATTGCCAATAACAAGACAGCGTCACAAGGACAGGTATTTGTGGTGCTAGTGAATGTGTCCAGCAGCTAGACTATCACAGTCACAGTGAGAATGCCATACAAGCATGCTGCCTTTCATGATGGCCCAGTGGAAGAAGTGACTTAGCTCCTTTACGGAGGAGGATGATTGAAAAAAGAGGAATCACTGATGAAAGTGGTTTCTGGGCTTGTAGGAACACTGAGGAGAAACtagcagaaaggaaatgaggAGAGTCCTTGGACTGGCAGAGGAAAAACGGATGCCAGGCCCTGGACTGTGAAGTGCTCCCAGGTGTTCCATGTCATGATGCATACCACCACCATGTCTCAGTAGACTGAACTCTTTGAAAAGCTGAGCCAGAGTCTTAAGAAAGTGTGGGCTAGATCACAAAGCAGGATTTGTTTTGTGCAGAGCTTTTTGTTTCactaaaacagtgtttttaagAATGACTAACCCCAGGCCAGGGTGAAACTGTGAATGGGCACCTTGCTGCCATGGAGGCAGAATGCCCGTGCAAGCAACGAGAGAAGGCAGCTGGGGAGAGCCTatctgcagagctctgggaCCCCAGGGCACATGCTATCAGTGCCTTTTGGAAAGGCTGTTCCTGATTCCTGCCACAATTCCTGTCCTGATTCCTGTCCTGATTCAGCCCACAACATGTGGTTCCTCTGCAGCCATCATAGCTTTGTCCACAGCTTTGCATCTGCAGAAGTAAAGGTTTTGGGCACATCCTTTCACCTCTGTATCTCTGTTTCCCCACTGATGGGATCGCTGCCATCTCAGATCATGTCTAGGGATTAAATTCCCAGGCAAGAGCCCTGTGCTGGTACAGTCTGAGCCAAGGCTGGAGGTTTTACTCATGTATAGCACAGAGAGATCTGTGGTACCCTGCTCTGAATAACTGAGGATCTCAGGATTCAGCCGGAAGTCTGTCTCCTCTATAACCTCCCTTGAGGTGCTCATGAATCCCTCTCTGGAGCCCATTAAGATGCTAGAAAAAAGTCTCCCTTTACCACGCATATTGGGTCCCAGCTCCTGGGCTGGATCTGCTTACCCCACACTGCACAGTGTGGGGTTATGGAGATGTCAGCCTGCTGCTGGTCCATGTCTTGAGCAGACTAGTGTTGGCACCATACCACCACTGGCCATCATCTTACCCACAGTACGTAGCTTAATCTAACAAGGAGCTTCTGGAGCTTGGCTGTCCCCAGGAGCTACTAGGAAGGGAGCCAGGCAGGCTGCAACAGCACCCCAGCGTGGGCCATTCAGCATcaacagcagcagggctggcct
This genomic window contains:
- the LOC134149563 gene encoding C-C motif chemokine 5-like, whose translation is MKSFTAALAVLFVAAFCYQVSSSPAAVNIFGPCCSRYLTKAIPEHRVKAYAHTSNHCIQPAVIFTTVKDKMLCGNPEDKWVQDIMNHLKDKAGSGRTAL